TCTCCGGGAAGCGCTGCCGGCGGCGGCTCGGCGTGTTGCCGCCGTCCTTGGAAAGGTCGGTCATCTGTGAGTACCTCCTGGTCGTCGCCGGCACCGGCCCCCGGCCGGCCCCCGCTGCTGATGGCTCCAACGTCCGTGCGTGCGTACTCGTCCCCGGCGGACCACGGTACGCCCCGGGGGCGGTGGCGGGTGTCCGGTACGCCCCGGCTTACGCTGGACGTCCGGAGCGAGATCCGGAGCGAGAGGAGCACCCCCGATGTCCCCTGCCACCCTGGCCGACCTGGCCGGACCGATCTCCAGCGAGAACGGGCCCGGCCTGTTCCTGCGGATCATCGTGATCGGCTCCATCGTGGGCGTGGGCCTGCTGGCCTGGATCCTGGTGCGCGCGGGCCGCGACAACTGACCCGACCTGCGGCCCCCGCGCGCCCGGCACCTATGAGGGGTCAGACGCGGTGGGCCGCCGCGCGGTTGCGCGGGGCCCACCCGTACGATGAGGCCGCAGGCCGCACGGCCCGCACCCCTCGTCCGCCCCCGAGCCGAGAAGGTCCTGCCGACCATGAGCACTGCCGCACTGCCCGCCCTGACCCAGCTCGCCGAGGGCGGCAACCACGAGAGCCTCAACCCGTACCTGACCGGTGGGGCCGCGCTGTTCATCCTGCTGCTGCTGCTCTTCCTGACCACCCGCTTCAACCGCGACCGCTGAGCCGGCCGCGCACCGCGGGGGAGCGCCTGCACAGAAGCTGCGCGCTCCCTCCCGCGGACCTCTCCGGGCGGCTTGCCGCCCGGTGATGCACGTCGCGTAAGGTGTGGCGGCATGGGACAGCAGGCCGAGACCACCGGTGCGCCGCGGACGCGGAAGCGCCTCGGCGTGATGGGCGGCACCTTCGACCCGATCCACCACGGGCACCTCGTCGCCGCCAGTGAGGTGGCGAGCGCCTTCCACCTCGACGAGGTGGTGTTCGTGCCGACCGGGCAGCCGTGGCAGAAGTCCGACCGGCAGGTCACGCCGGCCGAGGACCGCTACCTGATGACGGTCATAGCCACCGCCGAGAACCCGCAGTTCTCGGTCAGCCGGATCGACATCGACCGCGAGGGCCCGACGTACACCGTCGACACCCTGCGCGACCTGCACGCCCTGCACCCCGACGCCGAGCTGTTCTTCATCACCGGCGCCGACGCGCTCGCGCAGATCCTCTCCTGGCGCGACTCCGACGAACTCTTCGAGCTCGCCCACTTCATCGGCTGCACCCGCCCGGGCCACACCCTCTCGGACGCCGGCCTCCCGGTCGGCGGGGTCTCCCTGGTCGAGGTGCCGGCGCTGGCCATCTCCTCCACGGACTGCCGCAACCGGGTCGCCAAGGGCGAGCCCGTCTGGTACCTCGTCCCGGACGGCGTGGTCCGATACATCGACAAGCGGGCGCTCTACGCGCCGGCCCAGCCTTGATCCCGGGAGGGACGGCGTGACCGGAACGGCAGACCGCGGCGGGCCGCAGGGCTACCAGCACGACCCGTACGGGCAGGGCTACGACCCCTACGGCCAGCAGGACTGGCCCCAGGAGCAGCCGCAGCAGGACCCGTACCAGCAGGGGTACTACCAGCAGCCGCAGCAGCCCCAGCAGCCCCAGCAGCCGCAGGCCTACCAGCAGGACCCCTACGGCCGGCCGCAGCAGGACCCGTACCAGCAGGGCTACTACCAGCAGCAGCCGCAGCAGGACCCGTACCAGCAGGGGTACTACCAGCAGCCGCAGCAGCCGCAGCAGCCGCAGGGCTGGGACCCGTACGCCGGCCAGGGCGGCCAGCAGGGATGGGTTCAGGACCCGTACCAGCAGGGCGGCGCCCCGCAGCAGACCCCGCCGCAGCAGGCCCCAGGGCATCAGCCCTCCCGGCGCCCGCCGG
This genomic window from Streptomyces sp. TLI_235 contains:
- a CDS encoding nicotinate-nucleotide adenylyltransferase, whose amino-acid sequence is MGQQAETTGAPRTRKRLGVMGGTFDPIHHGHLVAASEVASAFHLDEVVFVPTGQPWQKSDRQVTPAEDRYLMTVIATAENPQFSVSRIDIDREGPTYTVDTLRDLHALHPDAELFFITGADALAQILSWRDSDELFELAHFIGCTRPGHTLSDAGLPVGGVSLVEVPALAISSTDCRNRVAKGEPVWYLVPDGVVRYIDKRALYAPAQP